The region GCCCAAAGTGCCGTTCGTCGGAGGGCGTTTTACGGAATCGCCTTGCCGCCTTCAAAGCCGCCCATCGGCTGGTTGCGGACCAGGATGATCAGGCCTTCCTTGTTCGGCTCGGCATCCTTCAGCGCGACGCCGCCATAGTTTTCGCAAAGCTGTTCGGCGCTCTTGTGCCGGGCCGGCGTGAACATGGTGATCATCTGGCAGTCGATGCGGCGCAGTTCGCTGTCGGCCGTCGGGCCACCGGACAGGACAAATCCCGCCCCGGCAATCGCCAGCGCGAAGATGGAGGTGGTTGTCACTGCAATCTTGTTCATAGTCCCCGATCCCATTCCCCGGCCTGTCTTCTCAAGCCTTGCGATATGGTCGGAAAATGGCGGAGCACATCTGTACCCATTCTGAAATCCGCATTCACCTGCCATTCAGTCTAGATGATTCGGCGAATCTTGCCGAGGGCGTGCCTCAATTTTGCCCGATTTGATTCGGGTAAACTTTGGATAAATCCGGAATATGGGTAGTTTTGACAGGGGGAGCAGGGGCTATCCACCACGTGGCGGTCCGGATCTGCGCGCAGCTTTGCTGCGCTTGTCCGAATGCCGTGAGGGCGGGGAGACGAAAACCTCAAAGAAAAAGGGGGCGGCAAGCCGGCCCCCTGATCCCGTTAATCCTGCGTCGCGCGTCAGGCGGTCTGCTGGTTGGTTTCGATGCCTTTTTCGGACAGCACGCCCTGCAGTTCCTTGTTCTGGAACATTTCGCGGATGATGTCGCAGCCGCCGACGAACTCGCCCTTGACGTAGAGCTGCGGGATGGTCGGCCAGTTGGAGAAGTCCTTGATGCCCTGGCGCAGCTCGTCGTCTTCCAGGACGTTGATGCCCTTGTAGGGGGCACCGACATAGTCGAGGATCTGTACGACCTGACCGGAGAAACCGCATTGCGGGAAGGACGGGGTGCCTTTCATGAAAAGCACAACGTCGTTGGTGTCGACTTCGTTTTTGATCCAGTCCTGGATGCTCATGGCTGTCGGTCCTTTGTCTGTCGTGTCCGCCTGTCTGTCGGAGACAGGGGAAAGAATCAAGTTCGTGGGCGCCTTGTGCGGCAATCTGTCAAATCAGTCCGGTGCGCGGGTCTGAAGGGCAAGGGCATGCAACGCGCCGCCCATGTTGCCTTTCAGGGCTTCGTAAACCAGCTGATGCTGCTGAACACGGCTTTTGCCCCGGAAGGATTCGGAGACAACGTTGGCCGCGTAGTGGTCGCCGTCTCCAGCCAGATCACGGATCTCCACCTGAGCGTCAGGCAGAGCCGCCTTGATCAGGGTTTCGATCTCATTCGCGTTCATCGGCATCGTGCGTCCATCCTTGTTGGTCGTTCCTGA is a window of Roseibium salinum DNA encoding:
- a CDS encoding BolA family protein, whose amino-acid sequence is MPMNANEIETLIKAALPDAQVEIRDLAGDGDHYAANVVSESFRGKSRVQQHQLVYEALKGNMGGALHALALQTRAPD
- the grxD gene encoding Grx4 family monothiol glutaredoxin; translation: MSIQDWIKNEVDTNDVVLFMKGTPSFPQCGFSGQVVQILDYVGAPYKGINVLEDDELRQGIKDFSNWPTIPQLYVKGEFVGGCDIIREMFQNKELQGVLSEKGIETNQQTA
- a CDS encoding antitermination protein, whose product is MNKIAVTTTSIFALAIAGAGFVLSGGPTADSELRRIDCQMITMFTPARHKSAEQLCENYGGVALKDAEPNKEGLIILVRNQPMGGFEGGKAIP